From the genome of Schaalia dentiphila ATCC 17982, one region includes:
- a CDS encoding Txe/YoeB family addiction module toxin, with protein sequence MLKVVWTPHAWNDYVWWQFEDRKTLTRINALIADIQRNGNEGIGKPEPLRYEYTGFWSRRIDGRNRLVYRITEDTVEIVACRFHYGQ encoded by the coding sequence ATGCTCAAAGTCGTGTGGACCCCACACGCCTGGAACGACTACGTCTGGTGGCAGTTCGAGGATCGCAAGACCCTCACGCGCATCAACGCCCTCATTGCGGATATCCAGCGCAACGGGAACGAGGGCATCGGCAAGCCTGAGCCTCTCCGCTACGAATACACCGGCTTTTGGTCGCGCCGGATCGACGGACGTAACAGATTGGTTTATCGCATCACCGAAGATACGGTCGAAATCGTTGCCTGCCGCTTCCACTACGGCCAGTAG
- a CDS encoding DUF1266 domain-containing protein: protein MLQNFLSDIPFPIWFAIGCVIVVLAAQKFKQAAARSKGAVPAPRDVRKAGKEGEWNKLNEHHTPKLRGKREDMATDPQARLLAPAMVYSLCNDEVVNQLKLSDPAGMKGMLDRDWGITNRESLIRQIYSLLRAGHREDFAALRERCARPSWADTEIARLSKTADSSMEDWERRWRIRRFLDNDRGIQSLDFAAWDLIRAANLTRAGAGLGWLSEDEAWDTLAIINRALQFSYSSWEETWEAFRITRWLWAAEGDAQTANNDLHDRNRGEFLVGKNGLWTAIPWNAPYPAPHFILLDALREMGALHLLSSSNWEDASAWEKDLDAQARTRAPMSIGGKAIVN, encoded by the coding sequence GTGCTCCAGAATTTCCTCTCCGACATTCCGTTCCCGATCTGGTTCGCGATCGGCTGCGTCATCGTTGTCCTCGCGGCGCAGAAGTTCAAGCAGGCTGCTGCCCGCTCAAAGGGCGCCGTCCCCGCGCCGCGCGACGTGCGCAAGGCAGGCAAGGAAGGCGAGTGGAACAAGCTCAACGAGCACCACACCCCGAAGCTGCGTGGCAAGCGCGAGGACATGGCCACCGATCCGCAGGCTCGCCTGCTGGCCCCGGCCATGGTGTACTCGCTGTGCAACGACGAGGTCGTTAACCAGCTGAAGCTGTCGGATCCCGCCGGAATGAAGGGCATGCTCGACCGCGACTGGGGTATCACCAACCGCGAGAGCCTGATCCGCCAGATTTATTCGCTGCTGCGCGCCGGACACCGCGAGGATTTCGCTGCCCTGCGCGAGCGCTGCGCGAGGCCCAGCTGGGCGGACACCGAGATCGCCCGCCTGAGTAAAACCGCCGACTCGTCAATGGAGGACTGGGAGCGCCGCTGGCGCATCCGTCGTTTCCTGGACAATGACCGCGGCATCCAGTCCCTGGATTTCGCCGCGTGGGACCTCATTCGTGCCGCGAATCTGACGCGCGCGGGCGCCGGCCTCGGATGGCTGAGCGAGGACGAGGCCTGGGACACTCTCGCGATCATCAACCGGGCTCTGCAGTTCTCCTACTCCTCGTGGGAGGAGACGTGGGAGGCTTTCCGCATCACCCGCTGGCTGTGGGCCGCTGAGGGCGACGCGCAGACCGCGAACAACGATCTACACGACCGCAATCGCGGCGAGTTCCTCGTCGGCAAGAACGGCCTGTGGACCGCGATCCCGTGGAACGCCCCCTACCCCGCCCCGCACTTCATCCTCCTCGACGCGCTACGCGAGATGGGCGCTCTGCACCTGCTGTCCTCCAGCAACTGGGAGGACGCCTCCGCGTGGGAGAAGGACCTCGATGCACAGGCCCGCACCCGCGCCCCCATGTCCATCGGCGGCAAGGCGATCGTCAACTAA
- a CDS encoding YjdF family protein, producing MMKTESTLYFDGRFWVVVIERHEAGRVRAIRIVFGTQPSDAELYEFFLAHANALTRRLDEAAVVSADAERRTKRPNPKRAQREASRLAHRGRPSTASQAAIHADRERSAQRRAADAKQKKREATDAKYRLEREKAKARHRGH from the coding sequence ATGATGAAGACGGAGTCCACACTGTATTTCGACGGCCGCTTTTGGGTGGTCGTCATCGAGCGCCACGAGGCGGGCCGCGTCCGGGCGATTCGGATCGTGTTTGGCACACAGCCCTCGGACGCGGAACTGTATGAGTTTTTCCTCGCCCACGCCAACGCGCTCACACGCCGGCTCGATGAGGCAGCCGTTGTTTCTGCCGACGCCGAGCGCCGCACCAAGCGCCCCAATCCCAAGCGCGCGCAGCGCGAAGCGTCCCGCCTCGCCCACCGGGGGCGCCCATCAACCGCTTCGCAAGCGGCGATCCACGCAGACCGCGAGCGCTCGGCGCAGCGCCGAGCCGCGGACGCCAAGCAGAAGAAACGGGAGGCGACAGATGCCAAGTACCGACTCGAACGTGAGAAGGCAAAAGCACGACACCGGGGTCACTAG
- a CDS encoding DsrE family protein, whose translation MSYDYILHVSDVARWPAALSNLGNLTQLGLAHGIVVIVNGTGVYALQGANDWTAQMEAAARAGVDFFACARSLANHEFVEGTLPEWLGQVPAAIPAIREWTKDGATYIKP comes from the coding sequence ATGAGCTACGACTACATTCTTCACGTTTCTGACGTCGCCCGCTGGCCCGCGGCGCTGTCGAACCTCGGCAACCTCACGCAACTCGGCCTGGCTCACGGGATCGTCGTCATCGTGAACGGCACTGGAGTCTACGCGCTCCAGGGCGCGAACGACTGGACTGCGCAGATGGAGGCGGCGGCCCGCGCTGGCGTGGACTTCTTCGCCTGCGCCAGGTCGCTGGCCAACCACGAGTTCGTCGAAGGCACGCTGCCCGAGTGGCTGGGGCAAGTGCCCGCCGCCATCCCCGCGATCCGCGAGTGGACGAAGGACGGGGCCACATACATCAAGCCGTGA
- a CDS encoding ATP-binding cassette domain-containing protein → MSTIVFSRVFFSYGATPVLGNVSFTCGPTDRLVVVGPNGIGKSTLLALAAGRLQPDSGTIAGPTLSATQLVPPILRPAATRSAPGVPLASRPPLAGDRESRTVAQLIDAATSDTRGLAARFDALTERLARGASPRDEAEYDRVLAAMTARDAWTIDTRLEQTLEALGLGGVDRSRALASLSPGQRARLRLALVLVERPNALILDEPTNHLDADGREYLTRAIDDWQGPVLMTSHDRAFIERTATALLDLDPTPWRALAVAEGEPACFGAYRVGGSYSDYLRDKAATRSRHVAIYAEQQAMKRRLAAHKRDSAVVGHARFKPRTETRMAQKYYADRAQATSTRRINDDSRRLSVLAAREVPKPRYDESAFSFPHASGTTTGGTPPHPHAMGIALAVRGASVEGRLAPTSFEACYGEHLLVAGPNGSGKTTLLEWIARGAPSGAHGSIDATPGVVLVPQVLPRPGDPLIPEDAWHLGIGEAGKGFVPPAAWNRPLGELSAGNQRRAQLAFAARADAQILVIDEPTNYLDLNALESLEEALRRWTGTLVISTHDEWLITRWWGRLHRLDERR, encoded by the coding sequence ATGTCTACGATTGTCTTTTCCCGCGTCTTCTTTTCCTATGGCGCTACGCCCGTTCTCGGCAACGTCTCCTTCACGTGTGGGCCCACCGACCGCCTCGTCGTCGTCGGCCCGAACGGGATCGGCAAGTCAACGCTGCTGGCCCTCGCAGCGGGCCGACTCCAGCCGGACTCCGGAACAATCGCCGGCCCAACACTCTCCGCGACCCAGCTAGTTCCCCCAATTCTTCGGCCCGCGGCCACGCGGTCAGCACCGGGAGTCCCTCTGGCGTCCCGCCCTCCGCTCGCGGGGGACAGGGAGTCCCGCACCGTCGCACAGCTCATCGATGCCGCCACGTCGGACACCCGTGGACTGGCGGCGCGCTTCGACGCCCTCACCGAGCGCCTCGCCCGGGGCGCCTCCCCGCGCGACGAGGCGGAGTACGACCGCGTCCTGGCGGCGATGACCGCGCGGGACGCGTGGACCATCGATACGCGCCTCGAGCAGACCCTGGAGGCCCTCGGCCTGGGCGGCGTCGACCGCTCCCGTGCCCTCGCGTCCCTCTCCCCTGGGCAGCGCGCACGCCTGCGCCTAGCCCTCGTCCTCGTTGAGCGCCCGAACGCCCTCATCCTGGACGAGCCGACGAACCACCTGGACGCCGATGGGCGAGAGTACCTAACGCGTGCGATCGATGACTGGCAGGGGCCGGTGCTCATGACAAGCCACGACCGGGCCTTCATTGAGCGCACGGCAACGGCACTGCTCGACCTGGATCCGACGCCGTGGCGGGCGCTGGCGGTCGCCGAGGGAGAGCCCGCGTGCTTCGGGGCGTACAGGGTGGGCGGATCCTACTCGGATTACCTGCGCGACAAGGCAGCCACGCGCTCGCGGCACGTCGCCATCTACGCGGAGCAGCAGGCAATGAAACGTCGACTCGCTGCCCACAAGCGGGATTCGGCGGTGGTGGGGCATGCGCGCTTCAAGCCCCGCACCGAGACGAGGATGGCGCAGAAGTACTACGCCGACCGCGCCCAGGCCACCTCGACGCGGCGCATCAACGACGACTCCAGGAGGCTGTCGGTTCTCGCGGCACGCGAAGTCCCCAAGCCCCGCTACGACGAGTCGGCGTTCTCCTTCCCCCACGCCAGCGGGACCACCACGGGCGGGACGCCACCACACCCACACGCAATGGGTATCGCCCTGGCCGTCCGCGGCGCGTCGGTGGAGGGACGCCTCGCGCCGACCTCCTTCGAGGCGTGCTACGGCGAGCACCTCCTCGTCGCGGGGCCCAACGGGTCGGGCAAGACCACCCTGCTGGAGTGGATCGCACGCGGGGCCCCCAGCGGGGCGCACGGAAGCATCGACGCCACCCCCGGGGTCGTCCTCGTGCCCCAGGTGCTCCCGCGGCCCGGCGACCCCCTAATCCCCGAGGACGCGTGGCACCTGGGCATCGGGGAAGCCGGGAAGGGATTCGTTCCCCCGGCGGCGTGGAACCGGCCGCTCGGTGAGCTCTCCGCGGGAAACCAACGCAGGGCACAGCTAGCGTTCGCGGCGCGGGCCGACGCTCAGATCCTCGTGATCGACGAGCCCACGAACTACCTGGACCTGAACGCCCTGGAGTCCCTCGAGGAGGCCCTGCGGCGGTGGACGGGAACCCTGGTTATCTCAACGCACGACGAGTGGCTGATCACCCGCTGGTGGGGACGCCTCCATCGGCTCGACGAGAGACGATAG
- a CDS encoding methyltransferase, giving the protein MTTSVPVPALDRNLIGCLRADVIASTWTVENLQTLISEGALSALMRDSRLPALVELAGATDPAAVLTRFFILGLPERASALNEALPTLGAHGLESLGLAATIDEAEAASALVMPRAGGAPKREPEEEREESSSPKTTSVPTMRDPDEEAPEPEVEEDPWMRALFDLRPHAATLPGGDHEWWVASDLAEVQTGKPLSDDHVLGIGGATLTLLEMTVREQVDSALDVGCGCGIQALYLATHADRVVATDLSSRACALTQFNAALNEAVIDVREGSLFEPVEGETFDLIVTNPPFVITPDSVRGAAGLLEYRDGGMDRDNLIRAVLRGAPACMNAGGTLQMLANWEIPADRNPDTQWSWRVDSWLDGLPVDAWVVQRDVLDPARYVDMWIRDSGGQLLARADYERAFTSWLADFRRVGTGAIGMGFVALRRLDEAEAASGGKRAYDLSLDGHAPRGRDVAWALASLRAPELWDTALTRASDVREERHYVPGSPDPELLIMHQGGGLGRSVPVSSSVSAVVGASDAELTVGQIAAAVAMLTEADADDVRAEIEAPLRDLIRWGFLTY; this is encoded by the coding sequence ATGACGACTTCCGTACCCGTCCCCGCCCTCGACCGTAACCTGATTGGCTGCCTGCGCGCCGACGTGATCGCCTCGACGTGGACCGTTGAGAATCTTCAGACCTTGATCAGCGAGGGCGCGCTCTCCGCCCTCATGCGCGACTCGCGACTGCCCGCCCTTGTCGAGCTCGCGGGCGCGACCGACCCCGCTGCGGTCCTCACGCGCTTCTTCATCCTCGGCCTGCCTGAGCGCGCCTCGGCCCTGAACGAGGCCCTACCGACGCTGGGCGCGCACGGCCTGGAGTCCCTCGGCCTCGCGGCCACCATCGACGAGGCCGAGGCCGCCTCCGCGCTCGTCATGCCCCGTGCGGGCGGCGCGCCCAAGCGTGAACCCGAGGAGGAGCGGGAGGAGTCCTCGTCCCCGAAGACGACGAGCGTGCCGACGATGCGCGACCCCGACGAGGAGGCCCCCGAGCCCGAGGTCGAGGAAGATCCGTGGATGCGAGCCCTCTTTGACCTGCGCCCCCACGCTGCGACGCTGCCGGGTGGCGACCACGAGTGGTGGGTGGCCTCGGACCTGGCGGAGGTGCAGACCGGCAAGCCCCTGTCCGACGACCACGTGCTTGGCATCGGCGGCGCGACCCTGACGCTGCTGGAGATGACGGTGCGTGAGCAGGTTGATTCGGCTCTCGACGTGGGTTGCGGCTGTGGCATTCAGGCCCTCTACCTGGCCACGCACGCCGACCGCGTCGTCGCCACAGATCTGTCGTCGCGCGCGTGCGCGCTCACCCAGTTCAACGCCGCCCTCAACGAGGCTGTCATCGACGTGCGCGAGGGCTCCCTCTTCGAGCCCGTCGAGGGCGAAACCTTCGACCTCATCGTCACCAACCCGCCTTTCGTCATCACACCGGACTCGGTGCGTGGCGCGGCCGGCCTGCTCGAGTACCGCGACGGCGGCATGGACCGAGACAACCTGATCCGCGCGGTCCTGCGCGGCGCGCCCGCGTGCATGAACGCGGGCGGCACCCTGCAGATGCTCGCCAACTGGGAGATCCCCGCTGACCGCAACCCCGACACGCAGTGGTCGTGGCGCGTGGATTCGTGGCTCGACGGCCTGCCGGTGGACGCGTGGGTCGTCCAGCGCGACGTCCTCGACCCGGCGCGCTACGTGGACATGTGGATCCGCGACTCGGGCGGTCAGCTCTTGGCCCGCGCCGACTACGAGCGCGCCTTCACCTCGTGGCTGGCTGACTTCCGCCGCGTGGGTACGGGTGCGATCGGCATGGGCTTCGTGGCGCTGCGCAGGCTCGACGAGGCCGAGGCCGCTTCGGGTGGCAAGCGCGCCTACGACCTGTCCCTTGATGGGCACGCCCCTCGCGGGCGCGACGTGGCTTGGGCGCTGGCCTCCCTGCGCGCCCCGGAGCTGTGGGACACCGCGCTGACGCGCGCCTCGGACGTGCGCGAGGAGCGCCACTACGTGCCGGGAAGCCCCGACCCGGAGCTGCTCATCATGCACCAGGGTGGGGGACTGGGCCGTTCCGTGCCCGTCTCGTCGTCGGTGTCGGCGGTTGTGGGCGCTTCGGACGCCGAGCTGACGGTCGGGCAGATCGCGGCGGCCGTCGCGATGCTGACCGAGGCGGACGCCGACGACGTGCGGGCCGAGATTGAGGCGCCCCTGCGTGACCTGATCCGCTGGGGATTCCTGACGTACTGA
- a CDS encoding superoxide dismutase, giving the protein MTVYTLPELPYDYAALEPHISGRIMELHHSKHHANYVAGANAALEKLAAARESGDFAAINLWEKNLAFNLGGHTNHSIFWTNMTGEGASRPEGELGAAIDEFFGSFESFQAQFAAAALGLQGSGWAVLAWDTVGKRLVTYQMTDQQGNIPVATVPLLMIDMWEHAFYLDYLNVKADYVKAWWNLVNWENVASRFQAARLSSGLVNAHSALTDLGAHAVDTVKGWWKN; this is encoded by the coding sequence ATGACCGTCTACACCCTGCCCGAACTTCCCTACGATTACGCCGCTCTCGAGCCCCACATCTCCGGCCGCATCATGGAGCTACACCACTCCAAGCACCACGCCAACTACGTGGCCGGCGCGAACGCCGCCCTCGAGAAGCTGGCCGCCGCCCGCGAGTCCGGCGACTTCGCCGCGATCAACCTGTGGGAGAAGAACCTGGCCTTCAACCTGGGCGGTCACACCAACCACTCCATCTTCTGGACCAACATGACCGGCGAGGGCGCCTCGCGCCCCGAGGGTGAGCTCGGCGCCGCCATCGACGAGTTCTTCGGCTCCTTCGAGTCCTTCCAGGCACAGTTCGCCGCCGCCGCCCTGGGCCTGCAGGGCTCCGGCTGGGCCGTCCTCGCGTGGGACACCGTCGGCAAGCGCCTCGTGACCTACCAGATGACCGACCAGCAGGGCAACATCCCGGTCGCAACCGTTCCGCTGCTCATGATCGACATGTGGGAGCACGCCTTCTACCTGGATTACCTCAACGTCAAGGCCGACTACGTCAAGGCCTGGTGGAACCTGGTGAACTGGGAGAACGTCGCCTCCCGTTTCCAGGCCGCCCGCCTGTCCTCCGGCCTGGTAAACGCCCACTCCGCGCTGACCGACCTGGGCGCCCACGCGGTCGACACCGTCAAGGGCTGGTGGAAGAACTGA
- a CDS encoding YjdF family protein, translated as MKTESTLYFDGQFWVGVIERHEADRVRAVRIVFGAQPSDAEFYEFLLAHANALLCGLDEAAWASDMAQRQATHDNPKRAQRQASRLARCALPSTASQAAIQAERKRMARERASTTKQKKREKAEEKRRIARLKAKARHRGH; from the coding sequence ATGAAGACGGAGTCCACACTATATTTCGATGGTCAGTTCTGGGTCGGTGTCATTGAGCGCCACGAGGCCGACCGTGTTCGCGCCGTTAGAATCGTGTTCGGCGCGCAGCCCTCAGACGCGGAGTTCTACGAGTTCCTTCTCGCTCACGCTAACGCTCTCCTGTGCGGCCTCGACGAGGCCGCTTGGGCTTCCGATATGGCCCAACGCCAGGCGACGCACGACAACCCCAAGCGCGCACAGCGCCAAGCGTCCCGCCTCGCCCGCTGTGCGCTTCCTTCCACTGCATCACAGGCAGCGATTCAAGCAGAACGCAAACGCATGGCACGAGAACGAGCTTCCACGACCAAGCAGAAGAAACGTGAGAAAGCTGAAGAGAAACGCCGCATCGCCCGCCTGAAAGCGAAAGCTCGCCACCGCGGCCACTAA
- a CDS encoding DUF808 domain-containing protein, whose product MSGGLVALLDDIATLAKVTASSIDDVAANAVKASSKAVGVVIDDTTVTPQYVSGLSPARELPIIGKIARGSLINKLFIILPIALLLTWLAPQVLPFLLIVGGAYLCFEGGEKVLEKLGWLPGHHEEHDEGGATSGEELEKGIVASATRTDLILSAEIMLVSMAGLSNETGVMRVAVLIAVAFFMTFFVYGLVALLVKADDFGLHLAKGALDPEDNRPGPVDNVGRTIVRIMPHVFNTIGVVGTVAMLWVGGHLVIENLAEVGVPVFHHILEVAEHAVSAAGGFATWLVETLLSGIFGVILGAVIAWIVVGASALVRRARTKV is encoded by the coding sequence ATGTCCGGTGGACTTGTCGCGCTGCTCGACGATATCGCGACCCTCGCAAAGGTCACGGCCTCGTCGATCGACGACGTCGCGGCCAACGCCGTCAAGGCCTCCTCGAAGGCGGTGGGCGTCGTCATCGACGACACCACGGTGACGCCCCAGTATGTGTCGGGCCTGAGCCCGGCACGCGAGCTGCCCATCATCGGCAAGATCGCGCGCGGTTCCCTCATCAACAAGCTGTTCATCATCCTGCCGATCGCGCTCCTACTGACGTGGCTGGCCCCGCAGGTCCTCCCATTCCTGCTGATCGTCGGCGGTGCATACCTGTGTTTCGAGGGCGGCGAGAAGGTCCTCGAGAAGCTCGGCTGGCTGCCCGGCCACCACGAGGAGCACGACGAGGGTGGCGCCACCTCCGGAGAGGAACTCGAGAAGGGCATCGTCGCCTCCGCGACCCGCACCGACTTGATCCTCAGCGCCGAAATCATGCTCGTATCCATGGCCGGCCTGTCCAACGAAACCGGTGTCATGCGCGTCGCCGTCCTCATCGCGGTCGCGTTCTTCATGACGTTCTTCGTGTACGGCCTCGTCGCCCTACTCGTGAAGGCGGACGACTTCGGCCTCCACCTCGCCAAGGGCGCACTGGATCCCGAGGACAATCGCCCCGGCCCCGTCGACAACGTGGGCCGCACGATCGTGCGCATCATGCCGCACGTCTTCAACACGATCGGCGTCGTCGGCACGGTCGCGATGCTCTGGGTCGGCGGCCACCTGGTCATCGAGAACCTCGCCGAGGTCGGCGTGCCCGTCTTCCACCACATCCTCGAAGTCGCCGAACATGCGGTGTCCGCCGCGGGCGGTTTCGCGACCTGGCTGGTCGAGACTCTCCTGTCCGGCATCTTCGGCGTCATCCTGGGTGCCGTCATCGCGTGGATCGTCGTCGGCGCTTCCGCACTCGTGCGTCGGGCGCGCACGAAGGTCTGA
- a CDS encoding YeiH family protein yields the protein MTQTQNIATARPEHTLLARVRALLPGLVLCLAAAGASYGVSLLLPGVSPLIIAIVLGVLLANVVRLPAAASDGIDFSAKKLLRAGIVFLGLQLVLTDILDLGAPMLVVVVCIVAGGLLGTVLLGRLLRVPSGLSLLIACGFSICGAAAVAGAAGVTDPDDEAEEDTITAVALVVIFGTLMIPLVPLLTNLLGLDSETAGMWAGGSIHEIAQVVAAGGIIGGGALTVAVIVKLARVLLLAPVVAILSIRERRLSRTAGEPSQQRSSSKLPPIVPLFIIGFIAMVLLRSFIPLPDFVLTTGGLLQTGLLAAAMFGLGCGVKIRNLIKVGLKPFALAALSTLLVATIAYCGVTLAG from the coding sequence ATGACACAGACCCAGAACATTGCCACTGCCCGACCGGAACACACGCTGCTTGCCCGAGTCCGCGCGCTCCTGCCCGGGCTTGTCCTCTGCCTGGCCGCGGCCGGAGCATCGTACGGGGTCAGCCTGCTGCTGCCGGGAGTCAGCCCGCTCATTATCGCGATCGTGCTTGGCGTACTCCTGGCCAACGTCGTCCGGCTGCCAGCAGCGGCCTCCGACGGCATCGACTTCTCCGCGAAAAAGCTCCTGCGCGCCGGCATCGTCTTCCTCGGACTCCAGCTGGTACTGACCGACATCCTCGACCTCGGAGCCCCAATGCTGGTCGTCGTCGTGTGCATTGTCGCCGGCGGTCTGCTTGGCACCGTTCTCCTGGGGAGGCTGCTGCGGGTTCCATCCGGGCTCTCGCTGCTCATTGCCTGCGGATTCTCCATCTGCGGCGCGGCAGCCGTGGCGGGCGCGGCAGGGGTCACCGACCCGGACGACGAGGCCGAGGAAGACACCATCACCGCGGTCGCCCTCGTGGTGATCTTCGGAACGCTGATGATTCCCCTCGTCCCACTGCTCACGAACCTGCTTGGCCTGGACTCCGAGACGGCCGGGATGTGGGCCGGGGGTTCCATCCATGAAATCGCGCAAGTCGTCGCGGCCGGAGGCATCATCGGCGGCGGAGCGCTCACGGTCGCGGTCATCGTCAAACTCGCCCGAGTGCTGCTGCTCGCCCCGGTCGTGGCCATCCTCAGCATCCGGGAGCGCCGTCTCAGCCGTACGGCAGGCGAACCCAGTCAACAGAGGTCGAGTTCGAAGCTGCCGCCCATCGTCCCGCTGTTCATCATCGGGTTCATCGCCATGGTGCTCCTGCGTTCCTTTATCCCTCTGCCGGACTTCGTGCTGACGACCGGCGGGCTGCTGCAGACAGGGTTGCTGGCTGCAGCGATGTTCGGACTCGGCTGCGGCGTCAAGATTCGGAACCTCATCAAGGTGGGCCTCAAACCCTTCGCCCTGGCCGCGCTCTCCACCCTCCTCGTCGCCACCATCGCCTATTGCGGAGTCACCCTCGCCGGCTGA
- a CDS encoding type II toxin-antitoxin system Phd/YefM family antitoxin yields MKIMTYTESRARYAEVLDQVVNDREEIVITRQGHESVVIMALDEYESLMETVYLMQSPANARHLRESIAQLRHGNLEEHDLIDIPDEEN; encoded by the coding sequence ATGAAGATCATGACCTACACCGAGTCGCGCGCACGCTACGCCGAGGTCCTCGACCAGGTCGTCAACGACCGCGAGGAAATCGTCATCACCCGCCAGGGCCACGAGAGCGTCGTCATCATGGCCCTCGACGAGTACGAGTCCCTCATGGAGACCGTCTACCTCATGCAGTCCCCCGCGAACGCCCGCCACCTGCGCGAATCGATCGCACAGCTGCGACACGGCAACCTCGAAGAGCACGATCTCATCGACATCCCTGATGAGGAGAACTAA